A window of Macadamia integrifolia cultivar HAES 741 unplaced genomic scaffold, SCU_Mint_v3 scaffold1907, whole genome shotgun sequence genomic DNA:
CCGGGAGTCGGGGGTGTCAGTACTTAAACTGGATCGGTAAACCGCCTCGGACCGAGCAGATTGAATCGGGACCAAATCGAACGTATTGAAAATCGAATGAACCCAAAATCGAAATAAActgataaaaaatggaaaaggtaAAATTCATGAAAAACTAAgtttttgaatagttttgtatggaaaatcaaactcaaatcggacaaaaaccaaaaccaactattgaaattagaattttcttattggtttgattttggtttcattaTTCTCACACCGAAACTGATTCAATCTGGACCGAAATCAATCCGAACCGACCCATTGACAACCCTAACCAGGGCAAATCTAATCCCAACAAGTGAGCTGTGGTGCAATTGTGGATAATTGGGACAATCGGGtgcaattttatcaaacatgaGGGATTTACAGCACAATTTACTCTATTTTTAAGGGAGCGAGGTGACCCTCCCAGTCGTTGGATGCACTTTGCAAACAATTTGAACTCCTCAGTTTACTGAGCCAGCTAGACAGAAAGCACTTGCCCATCTTTTAAATTTGATGTAAAAATATTATCATAAGATGTTGTGGAAAACATCTCTACCTCTAGTTGGATATTTGTACACGTACTCCCACTTGTTTAGTTGCTAGTAAAATGGCCACGCGATCAGATAACTTTGTTCTTCCTTTAAATTTATTTCCTACCGGTGGGCCGTCTGTCAGGTGAATCCAACCAAGTCTTACTAATTCTTGGACGATTGAATCTGAATCAATAAAGACTAATCTTATACACATGTTGAAGTTTTTTAACATTAAACTTCTTTAGGTATATTGGAGCTAAGTTGAGGAGATGAACATATATAGTCAATTCTCATCAATATGAAAAAATGAGGAATAGTAATGCTAGTTGATTTGAATACCCTGGCATTTAGGCCTCAAAaggagaaaacagaaaaaataaataaataattgtaaATTCTAAAAAGGAGTGTTCTTATTTGAAACGCCTTGTGATCATCAGTCAAGTTTTCAACAGTACAAGTCGAGGGAATAGTTCACATGCCTTTGATTACGGTAAAGAAAAGATTGGCTAGCATGAGGAAGGTGCTCCACTGATTGATTCAACCTACCTTATCCGACATGTGGAGTTTGGTAGCTTTCTCTAATCTTCCCTTGAAAAGTTCTCTTCCTTTAGGGAGTTTAATTCTTTCGTAGGAGAGAAAAGACTGGCTAGCATGAGGCAGGTGCTCCACTGATTGATTCGATCTACCTTATCCGACATGTGGAGTTTGGTAGCTTTCACTAATCTTCCCTTGAAAAGTTCTCTTCCTTTATGGAGTTTAATTCTTTCGTAAGAGAGAAAAGATTGTCTAGCATGAAGCAGGTGATCCACTGATTGTTTCGATCTACCTTATCCGACATGTGGAGTTTGGTAGCATTCTCTAATATTCTCTTGAAAAGTTCTCTTCTTTTAGGGAGTTTAATTCTTTCGTAGGAGAGAAAAGATTGACTAGCATGAGGCAGGTGCTCCACTGATTGATTCGACCTACCTTATCCGACATGTGGAGTTTGGTAGTTTTCTCTAATCTTCCCTTaaaaaattctcttcctttAGGGAGTTTAATTCTTTCGTAGAAGAAAAAAGACTGGCTAGCATGAGGCAGGTGCTCCACTGATTGATTTGACCTACCTTATCTGACATGTGGAGTTTGGTAGCTTTCACTAATCTTCCCTTGAAAAGTTCTCTTCCTTATGGAGTTTAATTCTTTCGTAGGAGAGAAAAGATTGTCTAGCATGAGGCAGGTGATCCACTGATTGTTTCGACCTACCTTATCCGATATGTGAAGTTTGGTAGCATTCTCTAATATTCTCTTGAAAAGTTCTCTTCCTTTAGGGAGTTTAATTCTTTCGTAAGAGAGAAAAGACTGACTAGCATGAGGCAGGTGTTCCATTGATTGATTCGACCTACCTTATCCGACATGTGGAGTTTGGTAGCTTTCTCTAATCTTCCCTTGAAAAGTTCTCTTCCTTTAGGGAGTTTAATTCTTTCGTAGGAGAGAAAAGACTGGCTAGCATGAGGCAGGTGATCCACTAATTGATTCAATCTACCTTATCCGACATGTGGAGTTTGGTAACTTTCTCTAATCTTCCCTTGAAAAGTTCTCTTCCTTTGGGGAGTTTAATTCTTTCATAGGAGAGAAAAGACTAGCTAGCATGAGGCAACTGATCCACTAATTGATTCGACCTACTACTTATCCGACATGTGGAGTTTGGTAGCTTTCTCTAATCTTCCCTTGAAAAGTTCTACTCATTTAGGAAGTTTAATTCTTTCGTAAAAGAGAAAAGACTGGCTAGCATGAGGTAGGTGCTCCACTGATTGATTCGGCCTACCTTATCCAACATGTGGAGTTTGGTAGCTTTCTCTAATCTTCCTTTGAAAAGCTCTCTTCCTTTAGGGAGTTTAATTCTTTCGTAGGAGACCTATCTAGAAGGAAGTTTTCGCAACTCATGGGTGAGCAAAACAAGGGTTGTCCAATCGATCTTGTTGAATAACCACCACCTCTTCCCTTTCCATTACAGCGATCTCACTCTGGTCCGGATCCCCGTGCACTTCATTCAGTAGGACGTATAGAATAATAGTCCAATAGAGCGTTTTCCAATTATCATGAGGAACGGAGCAAGCCCCTAGCAACTTAATCAAGCCATGAGGGCATGCCTCTAACGAGAGCTGTATTCAAAGTTGCGGGACCTACAGTGAGAGGCTAGAGCATACCTCTCTACTAGTTCTAGTGTAGGGCTTGCAATTGGTCTTTTAGCTCGTTCATCTAATTCTGTTGTACAGGACTCGAGGAAGAAGCCCCGGCTAACTCCATGCCAGCAGCCGTGGTAAgatgggggggagggggcaAGTGTTCTTCGGAATGACAAGGCGTAAAGATCCATATAAAGAACATGGCAGGGATAAATACTCTTCAACTTTGATTCTGATTGACAGGatatttttaataaagaatCGAACGAGGAAGGCAGCTCTATTCCTTGTGAGAACCAAAtgatttcttttgctttggAGTTGTTTTTTAGGTTTGCTCTCTTGATAATGTTATAGACATCCCTCGCCTAGAATCTTAGGCTGTGtttaataacatttttttttcgcACAATTGTTGATGAACTAGAAGTGTTTTCTTATTTCTGCTCTCAGATAACTCTTTCGCAAGATGCGTATGATAATGGGACATAAGAAGTATTTCTGAATCggaaaagaaatataaatatgTCTGGAAAGTACTTTAACAAAAGCAGTTCTGAAACTTCGACAACTCCAATttttaatagcaaaaaaaaaaaacaaagaagacaaAATGTAGGGATAAAGTCAAGCTAGATTTCAGATTTGCAAATGTCCAACCCAACACTACTGTCAAAGGTTATTGTTCCTACATCTACCTTTttgacccaattttttttttttggtagaattttttACCCAATTCCAAGTTAGCAAATATAATTAAACTTGAATCATTCCCAAATGCAATTTTGTCAAATGTGAATTCTAGCAACAAAGATTTCTGACAAAATATTCTTATTGAACTCACTTTTTAAACCCCAAAGCTGGCTTCATAAAACCTAAAAGCAGAAGCTTTGAAaaactctctttccttttctgggTTAAAGCTTTGGACAACTCTAGGCTGGTAACTGGTATCTATGATTATCCTGATTATTGCAATGCTTATTGTGCAGTCACAAATAAgcaacaattttaaaatttaacaaaTCTAAAAATGTACAAACACCGAACAGCAACACCATGCTGAATTTAAGGCACAAGGCATGTATAAATGGCGGCTTTATACACTGATGATGTATCGTTCAAAATGTACATATTGTAGGAATCAAGTCCCAAGTAAGTAATGTTTGATGACAacgcaaggaaaaaaaaatccgtgCACTACTACAAACCACAGACATTGTATGAGGACTGAATTCTTCCATCAATCAAGCAGGTAATTGTTCCTCCAtaactgtaaaaaaaaaaaaatggagtcaAAATTTTCAGATCTGCATATCCATCTAAATGCATAGGGATCCTGTGAAGCTGTGACGGGAATATGCTTTGTAAATAAGGTAGAGAAGCACCACCAAATGGCAGCCCAGTCACTAGGAAGGCCAAAAATCAGCTGGAGATTGATCATGATCAtgtacttatatatatatatattgaaccATCAGGACAAAGAATTTAGTAAAACTCCAAGAGTAAAATGCAAATAAGATTATCAAAATTATCTGATCTTGCTGACTTTTGGCCCAGGCAATGATTTTAATAGGGAAGCACTCATTTTGTAGGCCCCAGCATGACTGAGACACATGGCAGATAGAGGATCAAGGATCAGAGATAACCTTTTCTTCTTGTGGATACTCTTGTGGGAGAATTGTCACCAACATCTGCAACCGCCTCAGGAGCAACAGGGGCTTTGGTTGGCACATCTGGGAGCACCAGGTCCTCATCAATGTCATTGCTCTCAACTGTGGCGGCTTCTTCTGCAGATGCCACTGAAGGAGCAGGAACTTTTGGTAGATCTTGAAGAGTAAGATACGCATATTGAAAGGGAGAAAAGAACAGAGAGATCTCTATCAGAGTAACAAAAATCCAGACAATTAGCTTTGTTGCCAACTTTTCATTCATAAACTCCAAAACATGGCCAAAAGTAGTAAAGGGGACATTTCCCCATTAGCACACAAACAACAATAGAGGTGTATTACATACAAACACACAATGCGTTTTGATTTCAAACCCAGCCCAGCTATTTATTTAATTCACTCCACAGCTAAACAGAGTCAGCTAAAAGGCCAAAAAGGCAGAGCAAGCCAGGTTCACAGGAAGTCATAAGAGCCCATCACACCAGCTCAGCCTATTAAGACTCCAACTGACAACCAGTCTCTAAATTCATAATCCGCTTGTGATCCAATCAACATTATCCCCTTGCGATCCAATCTCCATTAACCAACCATTGTTTTGCTAGCCCATAGATGGACTTGTTCTgacaaaacaatagaaataaaattgttGAAGACAGTCGGTCACACTTGACACTCCCAAGCAACCCGGTGAACTTTCACAGGAATAAAAAGGCAAGATAATCTAAATACTTGCCAACTTAGCAGGCAATCAATTCAGTCACACACATGGGTAGGACAAGACGAACAAAACATGTTTCCAAATGCTTCAGACTTTAGCTATCATTCTTTAATAGGTCTTCCAAGCATTTTTCCTGTAGATTTCCCCCCTCATCAATACCTTAAAAGGGCTTGGCCACTGCACGAGGCACCTGCCACCGTGGGGCCtggggaggatcataatgtatgcagccttacccccactttgcGGAGAGACTTATTTCCCAAGTTGAACCCCTGACCACAAGGTCGCattggagcaaccttactgttgcactGAGACCCCTCATCAATCCCTTCTagttgataaataaaaaaaaaaattcaacctgattttcttgttctcatttttctattttttccccTTACAGTAGAAAAATCTAATGACAGTGAGATTTATCTTTCCTCTCCACAGAAACAACCTTCCATCATTGAATCCATAATCTTGAACTTCTgtcaattttttgaattttatgatCATCAGTGAGAGTATTTGGGAAATGTTGAGGTTTACTACTATCCACCTGCATTGCTAAGCCACGTCCTCTGGAAGGTCACATTTTCTCCCCCTTACAGAATTCAAAGATTATGTTGTTAAGCttgattaagaaaaataaataaataaaaaatagatataaactATACTAActttataattattataatatatagaTTCAAATTTCTATGATGTGAATTTGGCATAAGCTATCAGCCAATTTCCTTAGCCTAGCCTGTTGTGATTACAGGCTTGCCAAGGCACTTTATCAAGTGAGCACCAAAGAAGATAACAGTTGCTCTGACGAGACAAAGTCACCAAACAAGGCTATCATACCAGAGCAGGACATTCCTTGTCAGAAAAACATGAGAACACATTTCAGTTTTAGTAGTTACCACGCATACCTCAGTTTCCAAGTTCTCAAATTCTGCTAAgactttttcttcatcttctgctGAAAGTTTTTCCCCTAATATCGCATTGATTTCCTTCAACACCAGAAAAAAGATGTGAGCCTAGTTCTAGAAATTATAAACC
This region includes:
- the LOC122065161 gene encoding vacuolar protein sorting-associated protein 20 homolog 1-like; the protein is MNEKLATKLIVWIFVTLIEISLFFSPFQYAYLTLQDLPKVPAPSVASAEEAATVESNDIDEDLVLPDVPTKAPVAPEAVADVGDNSPTRVSTRRKVMEEQLPA